The proteins below come from a single Dryobates pubescens isolate bDryPub1 chromosome 16, bDryPub1.pri, whole genome shotgun sequence genomic window:
- the LOC128897975 gene encoding uncharacterized protein LOC128897975, protein MEAGGTVTTYLEEFIKALKSSRARLEERLIAQKLKKIQDAGKSCLGWLEQDWEPVEEEDFLSNLEYLLRFLNHYVLSDETNYFLPLKAALQSESIIHEMLCLLEAERETIKERFLRPLHIKKENCAHYNTEKFIHELKRIPMHRCMKQVEKDMEKLEQNCPGLKKPPSTDENCFELAETSFLRFKESLEEFLKWVSHKQNCSSIVRSKLDLYLDSKCSCPDSWKHPNGLF, encoded by the exons ATGGAGGCAGGAGGGACTGTGACCACCTATCTGGAAGAATTTATTAAAGccttgaaaagcagcagagcgaggctggaggagagactAATAGCCCAGAAGCTGAAGAAAATCCAGGATGCTGGGAAGTCATGCCTTGGGTGGCTG GAGCAGGACTGGGAGCCAGTGGAAGAGGAAGACTTTTTAAGCAATTTGGAATATCTCCTGAGGTTCCTGAATCACTATGTCCTCTCAGATGAGACAAA CTACTTTCTCCCTctgaaggcagctctgcagagcgaGAGCATCATCCATGAAATGCTTTGCTTActtgaagctgagagagagacCATCAAA GAGCGGTTCCTCAGACCTCTTCACATCAAG AAAGAAAACTGTGCACATTACAACACTGAAAAATTCATTCATGAACTGAAGAGGATCCCCATGCACAGGTGTATGAAGCAAGTTGAAAAAGATATGGAAAAGCTAGAGCAAAACTGTCCTGGTTTGAAG aAACCTCCATCCACTGATGAAAATTGCTTTGAGCTGGCAGAAACAAGCTTCTTACGGTTTAAAGAGAGCCTGGAAGAGTTCTTGAAATGGGTCAGTCACAAGCAGAACTGCAGCAGCATTGTGAGAAGCAAGTTGGATTTGTACCTGGACAGCAAGTGCAGCTGCCCTGACTCGTGGAAACACCCCAATGGCTTGTTCTAG